Below is a genomic region from Azoarcus sp. KH32C.
CAGACCGAGCCGTGCATCTTGTAGATGACCGTCGTGCGCGCGAGGTCGATGTCCTGTTCGAGCCGGTTCGGCTCGCGGAACTGCGGCTCGGCCGCGCCGTGCGGCCACCACAGCACGGCGTTGGCGTAGTCGCGCCGGTCGGCCGGATGGATCACGAGGTCGTAGGGCCGGCCGGCGGCGAGGAAGGCCTGTTCGAGCAGCGTGTCGTAGTTCGTCACGACGAACACCAGCGGCATGTCGATCGACGCGAGGAAGTGGTGCAGCGCGCTGCAGGGGTAGTCGCCGACGAGAAGCTCCCGCAGCCGCTCGCGCAGCACGCGCCGCCCGTTCATGTCGCAGTAGTAGGACGAGACGGTCGCCAGATCGTCGACATCGTTCGGCCGCGTGAAGGGGAAGGAGGTCTCTTCGGCCAGCAGCCGCGACAGCTCCGCGCCGCTGGGCAGGCTCGCGGGCTTGTCGGGGTCCCAGCACGCACCCGCCGGGCGGGCTGCCAAGGATGCGCCGGCCCCCAGGAAGGGCACGACGCGGCCGCGCTTGAGCCGGTTCCAGATGACGCCGTAAGGGGGTTCCGCCACTGTCGCCTCCTCCCTGCTGCTGAACTATAGTTTAAGCAGGTTCGTGGTCGAAGGAGCGCATTGATGCGAGCAACGACATTCGCGATGCTGCTGTCCCTGTCGTGTGCGATATCCGCGTGGGCCCAGCCCATCCCGCCGGGTTCGAGCACGTCGCCCGCGG
It encodes:
- a CDS encoding SIR2 family protein, yielding MAEPPYGVIWNRLKRGRVVPFLGAGASLAARPAGACWDPDKPASLPSGAELSRLLAEETSFPFTRPNDVDDLATVSSYYCDMNGRRVLRERLRELLVGDYPCSALHHFLASIDMPLVFVVTNYDTLLEQAFLAAGRPYDLVIHPADRRDYANAVLWWPHGAAEPQFREPNRLEQDIDLARTTVIYKMHGSVCRDSARWDNFVITEDDYIDFLSRMTTHTAVPSLFSADFRDKSFLFLGYSLRDWNLRVVLKNLGREQAMRTEAQGDGPDDDELPRSWAIQRNPSEFERRLWEARGVSIFDVDIDEFIDKLHAAAEGGRA